Proteins from a single region of Candidatus Puniceispirillum marinum IMCC1322:
- a CDS encoding ATP-binding protein, with amino-acid sequence MMTQLCWSFRQVHMMASQQNPKLRFAAIAANLAPARNAVRHYMARNGWQDMEMDVSIALGEVLQNIVRHGFTAHDKSGHFVLYLKATDLRLYIEVVDNALPSDPATWTSAGKPLHEGGHGLRLIKSIAHKVDFIPLKTGNKVCLYFWKR; translated from the coding sequence ATGATGACGCAACTTTGCTGGTCATTTCGTCAGGTGCATATGATGGCTAGCCAACAAAACCCAAAACTTCGCTTTGCTGCTATTGCGGCTAATCTTGCCCCTGCGCGCAATGCTGTTCGGCACTATATGGCGCGCAATGGCTGGCAGGATATGGAGATGGATGTAAGTATTGCGCTTGGCGAAGTGTTGCAGAACATTGTGCGACACGGTTTCACCGCGCATGACAAATCTGGCCATTTCGTTCTGTATCTAAAGGCTACCGATCTAAGGCTGTATATCGAAGTGGTTGATAATGCCTTGCCGTCTGATCCGGCGACATGGACATCAGCAGGCAAGCCTTTGCATGAAGGTGGGCATGGTTTGCGCTTGATAAAATCGATTGCGCATAAGGTTGATTTCATTCCTTTGAAAACAGGCAATAAGGTATGCCTGTATTTCTGGAAACGGTGA